In Pseudanabaena yagii GIHE-NHR1, the following proteins share a genomic window:
- the recG gene encoding ATP-dependent DNA helicase RecG produces MPLDINRLQQALSIEAERGFSNLQGKQFLFADFLKVSLQEDLPDDWEMSDRLQAQTLANQYAQYGDLPLGRRQHLIAETRRLLYEVRRRELAETNAAPKQKKPKTAAIATTEPKTIKKLTPETELKDVEGVGSFMATRFKLLDLYTVRDVLSYYPRDHIDYARQIPIRELKDGDTVTVIGTIKKFGCFTSPKNPNLTIVEIILRDHTGQIKLSRFWTGKRYANRGWQETQKKLYPQGCTIAASGVVKQSKYGLTLENYEVEVLEHTQDTIQSKTVGRVVPVYPLTEGITPEAIRRLVAQCLPAVSQISDPMPDRFLRDYQMMPLPEAIAQVHYPDTSEMLEQAVIRLTFDKYFYRRLVSLYRRQQQKAIHFVPKSEAIAQLEKILPFELTKAQKRVVAEIRADLQGQTPMNRLVQGDVGSGKTIVAVYALLTAIEAGYQTALMAPTEVLTEQHYRKIVEWFMQLNLPVEILTGSTKTAKRREILRQLETGELPLVIGTHALIQDGVNFARLGLAVIDEQHRFGRDQRSRLLQKGNDPHVLIMTATPIPRTLYLTNSEIEVSVIDELPPGRKPIQTVLLKPSQRKDAYDLIKREIAQGRQVYIVLPLVEESEKMEDIKAATQEREHLQNVVFPHFQIGLLHGQMSSAEKDEAISTFRRGETQILVATTVVEVGVDIPNASVMLIEHADRFGLAQLHQLRGRVGRGASQSYCLLLSSSKSQTAQERLQVLEQSQDGFFIAERDFQMRGKGRDEGTEQSGHAGFSIEDRLPDEAARQEIFQIAREAAERIIKKDPTLEHFPALKAEFEMHYQRLQGGAIFT; encoded by the coding sequence GTGCCCCTTGATATAAACCGCTTACAGCAAGCCTTGAGTATCGAGGCAGAAAGAGGCTTTTCTAATTTGCAGGGAAAGCAATTTCTGTTTGCGGATTTTTTAAAAGTAAGTTTGCAGGAGGATTTGCCTGACGATTGGGAAATGAGCGATCGCTTACAAGCCCAAACCCTTGCTAATCAATATGCTCAATATGGTGATTTGCCACTAGGACGTAGGCAGCATCTAATAGCGGAGACGAGGCGCTTGCTCTATGAAGTGCGTCGTCGCGAACTGGCGGAAACTAATGCAGCACCGAAGCAGAAGAAACCTAAAACGGCCGCGATCGCAACGACTGAACCCAAAACCATTAAAAAACTGACTCCCGAAACCGAACTAAAAGATGTCGAAGGTGTTGGTTCATTTATGGCAACTAGGTTTAAGCTGCTCGATTTGTATACCGTGCGTGATGTGCTTAGTTACTATCCCCGCGATCATATTGACTACGCGCGGCAAATTCCCATTCGTGAACTAAAGGATGGGGATACGGTGACGGTCATCGGGACGATTAAAAAATTTGGCTGCTTTACCAGTCCTAAAAATCCCAATCTCACAATTGTGGAAATTATTCTGCGTGACCATACGGGACAAATCAAATTAAGTCGCTTTTGGACAGGTAAACGCTACGCCAATCGCGGTTGGCAAGAAACTCAGAAAAAGCTCTATCCCCAAGGCTGTACGATCGCAGCTTCGGGAGTAGTCAAACAGAGTAAATATGGCTTGACCCTAGAGAATTATGAAGTAGAAGTTCTCGAACATACTCAAGATACGATCCAATCGAAAACCGTTGGGCGCGTAGTACCAGTCTATCCGCTTACGGAAGGAATTACCCCCGAAGCAATCCGTCGCCTTGTCGCTCAATGTTTACCCGCAGTATCCCAAATTAGCGATCCGATGCCCGATCGCTTTTTGCGGGATTATCAAATGATGCCCTTGCCAGAGGCGATCGCCCAAGTGCATTATCCCGATACGAGCGAAATGCTGGAGCAAGCCGTAATTCGCCTGACCTTTGATAAATATTTCTATCGCCGCCTTGTGTCCCTCTATCGTCGGCAACAGCAAAAGGCAATTCATTTTGTACCAAAGAGTGAGGCGATCGCTCAGCTCGAAAAAATTCTACCCTTTGAATTAACTAAGGCTCAAAAACGAGTTGTCGCCGAAATTCGCGCCGACCTGCAAGGGCAAACACCGATGAATCGACTGGTGCAGGGGGATGTCGGTTCAGGTAAAACAATTGTGGCGGTATATGCACTTTTAACCGCGATCGAGGCAGGTTATCAAACAGCGCTGATGGCTCCTACGGAAGTCCTCACGGAGCAACATTATCGCAAGATTGTGGAATGGTTTATGCAGCTAAATCTCCCCGTGGAAATTCTCACGGGTTCCACCAAAACTGCCAAGCGGCGCGAGATTTTAAGGCAATTGGAAACGGGGGAATTACCTCTAGTGATTGGAACCCATGCCTTAATTCAAGATGGGGTAAACTTTGCGCGATTAGGTTTAGCGGTAATTGATGAGCAGCATCGTTTTGGTAGAGATCAGCGATCGCGACTTTTGCAAAAGGGCAATGATCCCCATGTACTAATCATGACAGCAACACCGATTCCGCGTACTCTCTATCTCACTAATTCCGAAATCGAAGTTAGCGTCATTGATGAACTTCCTCCTGGACGCAAACCAATTCAAACTGTCCTGCTCAAACCTTCACAGCGCAAAGATGCCTATGATCTGATTAAGCGCGAAATTGCTCAAGGCAGACAGGTTTATATCGTGCTGCCTCTAGTGGAAGAGTCGGAGAAAATGGAAGATATTAAGGCAGCCACACAAGAACGCGAACATTTACAGAATGTAGTTTTTCCGCACTTCCAAATTGGGTTACTGCATGGACAAATGTCTTCTGCGGAAAAGGATGAAGCGATTAGCACATTCCGTCGGGGCGAGACTCAAATTCTAGTTGCTACAACCGTTGTGGAAGTTGGGGTCGATATTCCCAATGCTTCTGTAATGTTAATCGAACATGCCGATCGCTTTGGTTTAGCCCAGTTACACCAACTGCGGGGCAGAGTTGGTCGTGGTGCATCCCAATCCTATTGCCTCTTACTGAGCAGTTCTAAATCACAAACCGCCCAAGAGCGTTTACAAGTTCTTGAACAATCGCAGGATGGCTTTTTTATTGCCGAGCGTGATTTTCAGATGCGCGGCAAGGGCAGAGACGAAGGGACAGAACAATCAGGTCATGCAGGTTTTTC
- a CDS encoding site-2 protease family protein — protein sequence MRGGIRIGSIYGISLYIDPSWFLILSILAVLLGNAYAKLSPSFSLGYGAITAILFFLSIALNKVAHGLMAKARGVEINSINIQFMGAANNVERESQDPFSVFSIAISGPLTSLFLSAIGFTTTWLIAGDAILSSNPKVIEALPSSIGTMRTIWTIIALYFAQINLFIGVFSLIPALPFEGGHILKAAIWKLTGDRFAGIRWAARSGQFFGILIMVLGGLILLNNFGGLFLIVLGWFMFGSAGGYLYLNNLQQALLDLNAEAAMTRDFRLVDADISLRDFADKFLLMEDKDANPIYVASANGRDRGLVSAEQIRHIDSHEWPSKSLQALIKPFDEIDTVELKDQISKIVSLLEQKQLRYVIVRSPVGSVAGVIDRGDIIKALDSKLLWRIPSEYIKQIKADGKFPPNFRLVEICEQLTQNNQ from the coding sequence ATGAGAGGCGGTATCCGCATCGGCAGTATTTACGGCATATCACTATATATTGATCCATCGTGGTTTCTTATACTTAGCATTCTTGCTGTGTTATTAGGAAATGCCTATGCGAAGTTATCGCCATCTTTTTCCCTAGGCTATGGTGCAATTACCGCAATTCTCTTCTTCTTATCGATCGCTCTAAATAAAGTTGCCCATGGTCTCATGGCTAAGGCTAGGGGAGTTGAAATCAATTCCATTAATATTCAGTTTATGGGGGCAGCAAATAACGTTGAGCGAGAATCTCAAGATCCATTTTCCGTATTTAGCATTGCTATTTCAGGACCTTTAACTAGCTTATTTTTAAGTGCGATTGGCTTTACAACCACTTGGCTAATTGCAGGGGATGCTATTTTATCGAGTAATCCCAAAGTGATCGAAGCTTTACCCTCTAGTATCGGGACTATGCGGACTATTTGGACAATTATTGCTCTCTATTTTGCTCAAATCAATCTCTTTATTGGCGTGTTTAGTCTCATTCCTGCGCTTCCCTTTGAGGGTGGGCATATTCTCAAAGCAGCAATTTGGAAATTAACAGGCGATCGCTTCGCAGGAATCCGATGGGCAGCCAGATCAGGACAATTTTTTGGAATCCTGATTATGGTCTTAGGTGGACTGATATTGTTGAACAACTTTGGCGGACTCTTCTTGATTGTCCTCGGTTGGTTTATGTTCGGTAGTGCAGGTGGATATCTCTATCTCAATAACTTGCAACAAGCTCTTCTAGATCTTAATGCCGAAGCTGCGATGACAAGGGATTTTCGCTTGGTAGATGCGGATATTTCATTGAGGGACTTTGCAGATAAATTTCTCTTGATGGAAGATAAGGACGCGAATCCTATCTATGTTGCTTCGGCAAATGGACGTGATCGCGGTTTGGTGTCAGCAGAGCAGATTCGTCATATCGATAGCCATGAGTGGCCATCAAAATCTCTCCAAGCTCTAATTAAACCCTTTGATGAGATTGATACCGTCGAACTCAAAGACCAAATTTCCAAAATTGTCAGTCTACTCGAGCAAAAACAGTTGCGTTATGTAATTGTGCGATCGCCTGTTGGATCGGTGGCAGGGGTAATTGATCGTGGCGATATTATCAAAGCCCTAGATAGCAAGCTACTTTGGCGAATTCCTTCCGAATATATTAAACAAATTAAAGCCGATGGGAAATTCCCCCCGAACTTTCGTTTAGTGGAAATTTGTGAACAGTTAACCCAGAATAACCAATAA
- a CDS encoding LOG family protein, with translation MATIPSSSDIKALADDLYKLVDHLESTEHGELIYSALKAIAQLSQTNAERLDWKILTGSLQDMQKAITMFHPYRFNRKVSIFGSARTHADAPEYRQAYEFAERITQQGFMVITGAGGGIMAAGNAGAGQNSFGLNISLPFEQTSNGFVPEDSRLVKFRYFFTRKLYFVKESDAIALFPGGFGTQDEFFECLTLCQTGRTTPRPMVLMDKKGGDYWKQWDVFVQQQLIERGLIVKEDRSLYKITDDIDEACQYISSFYSVYHSSRWVGDLFVIRLNCDITDEHLERLNSNFGDLLNNGRIERSQALPKEDNEPHIINLPRLAMYFNQHGFGRLQELITAINDTCDSGNPMICHPEQR, from the coding sequence ATGGCTACAATTCCTTCATCTTCAGACATTAAAGCTCTTGCCGACGATTTGTATAAGCTGGTTGATCATCTGGAATCAACTGAGCATGGGGAGCTAATTTATAGCGCTTTAAAAGCGATCGCCCAACTTAGTCAGACCAATGCTGAGCGTCTCGACTGGAAAATTTTGACGGGTTCCTTGCAGGATATGCAAAAGGCGATCACGATGTTTCACCCCTATCGCTTTAATCGTAAGGTGAGTATTTTTGGCTCAGCGCGTACTCATGCGGATGCTCCTGAATATCGACAAGCCTATGAGTTTGCGGAACGGATTACCCAGCAAGGTTTTATGGTAATTACTGGTGCAGGTGGGGGCATCATGGCGGCAGGAAATGCAGGTGCAGGTCAGAATTCCTTTGGTTTAAATATCAGTTTGCCATTTGAACAGACTAGCAATGGTTTTGTGCCTGAAGACTCACGGCTAGTTAAGTTTCGCTATTTCTTTACACGCAAATTATATTTTGTGAAAGAAAGCGATGCGATCGCGCTTTTCCCAGGGGGATTTGGCACACAGGATGAATTTTTTGAATGCTTAACGCTTTGTCAAACGGGGCGCACCACACCACGTCCAATGGTGTTAATGGATAAAAAGGGCGGTGATTATTGGAAGCAATGGGATGTTTTTGTCCAACAACAACTGATTGAACGGGGCTTAATTGTCAAGGAAGATCGGAGTCTCTACAAAATTACTGACGATATTGATGAGGCTTGTCAGTATATTTCATCTTTTTACAGTGTTTATCATTCCTCGCGATGGGTTGGTGATTTATTTGTAATTCGCTTAAATTGCGATATTACCGATGAGCATCTAGAGCGCCTTAATAGTAATTTTGGCGATCTGTTAAACAATGGCAGAATCGAGCGGAGTCAGGCTCTTCCCAAGGAAGACAACGAACCGCATATTATCAACCTGCCTCGTTTAGCGATGTACTTTAATCAGCATGGCTTTGGACGATTGCAGGAGTTGATCACAGCAATTAATGACACCTGTGATAGTGGCAACCCCATGATTTGTCATCCTGAGCAGCGTTAA
- a CDS encoding 2Fe-2S iron-sulfur cluster-binding protein: protein MANITFVNEGKEAIAMDGVNLRIKALENNIDIYKFVAKLTNCNGYGQCATCVVEIVDGLENLSPRTEFEEKKLKNKPANYRLACQTLVNGNVSVKTKP from the coding sequence ATGGCAAACATTACGTTTGTGAATGAAGGTAAGGAAGCGATCGCTATGGATGGCGTAAACCTCCGCATCAAGGCTCTCGAAAACAACATCGATATCTACAAATTTGTTGCGAAGCTCACTAACTGTAATGGTTATGGTCAATGTGCTACCTGTGTTGTAGAGATTGTGGATGGTCTAGAAAACCTCTCGCCTAGAACCGAATTTGAAGAGAAAAAGCTCAAAAATAAACCTGCCAACTATCGTCTTGCCTGTCAGACATTAGTCAACGGCAATGTTAGCGTCAAGACTAAGCCATAG
- the dnaJ gene encoding molecular chaperone DnaJ yields the protein MARDYYEILGVDRNTDKEEIKRAYRRLARKYHPDVNKEPGADERFKEINRAYEVLSEPETRARYDRFGEAGVSGGGGAPDMGDMGGFADIFESFFSGFSNTGQQQARRRSGPTRGEDLRFDLKLEFREAIFGGEKQIKISHLETCATCSGSGAKPGTRPRTCGTCSGTGQVRRATRTPFGSFTQVSTCPTCNGTGQTIEDKCESCNGLGLNQVTKKLKITIPAGVDSGTRLRVSNEGDAGQRGGPSGDLYVYLFVQADNEFEREGINILSEIKISYLQAILGDKIAINTVDGKKPLTIPAGTQPDTVLTLEGLGVPKLGNPVARGDHLIRVKIDIPTKIGSEEREVLEKLKEKQFGNAAKGGIGDILGGIFGNQK from the coding sequence ATGGCGCGTGATTATTACGAAATCCTTGGAGTCGATCGCAATACTGACAAAGAGGAAATCAAACGAGCATATCGACGTTTAGCTCGAAAATATCACCCCGATGTCAACAAAGAACCAGGGGCGGATGAACGATTTAAAGAAATTAACCGTGCTTACGAAGTTCTTTCAGAGCCAGAAACTCGTGCGCGGTACGATCGCTTTGGCGAAGCTGGCGTATCGGGTGGCGGTGGCGCACCTGATATGGGTGATATGGGTGGATTTGCCGATATCTTTGAAAGCTTCTTTAGTGGTTTTTCTAACACGGGGCAACAGCAAGCACGCCGTCGCAGTGGACCTACTCGCGGTGAAGATTTACGTTTCGATTTAAAGTTAGAGTTTCGCGAAGCCATCTTTGGCGGCGAAAAGCAGATCAAAATCTCGCATTTGGAAACCTGTGCTACCTGTAGCGGCTCAGGGGCAAAACCCGGAACTAGACCGCGTACTTGCGGAACTTGTAGCGGTACTGGTCAGGTTCGTCGAGCCACACGTACACCCTTTGGTAGCTTTACCCAAGTTTCGACCTGTCCCACCTGTAACGGGACTGGTCAAACCATTGAGGACAAGTGCGAAAGCTGTAATGGCTTAGGACTAAATCAAGTTACCAAGAAACTGAAGATTACCATCCCCGCAGGTGTCGATAGCGGTACAAGACTGCGCGTATCAAATGAGGGTGATGCAGGACAGCGTGGTGGTCCTTCGGGCGATCTCTATGTATACCTATTTGTGCAAGCTGACAACGAGTTTGAGCGTGAAGGCATTAATATCCTGTCGGAAATCAAGATTAGCTATCTTCAAGCTATCCTTGGTGACAAGATTGCAATTAACACAGTTGATGGCAAGAAACCCCTCACGATTCCCGCAGGTACTCAACCTGACACAGTACTGACCCTAGAGGGATTAGGTGTACCGAAATTGGGCAATCCCGTCGCTCGTGGCGATCATTTAATCAGAGTCAAGATTGATATTCCGACCAAAATCGGTAGTGAAGAACGCGAGGTTCTCGAAAAACTGAAGGAAAAGCAATTTGGGAATGCAGCTAAAGGTGGCATTGGCGATATTTTAGGCGGCATATTTGGCAACCAAAAGTAA
- a CDS encoding sulfurtransferase TusA family protein: MCIQAIQSIDLRGVPCPLSFVRAKLHLEKLETGQLLEVFLDGGEPIEQVPNSLTSDGHQVKGIEERDRFFVLTVQKA; the protein is encoded by the coding sequence ATGTGCATTCAGGCTATCCAATCAATCGATTTACGTGGTGTTCCCTGTCCTCTTAGTTTTGTACGCGCTAAATTGCATTTAGAAAAGTTAGAAACAGGACAATTGTTGGAAGTTTTCCTTGATGGTGGTGAGCCAATTGAGCAGGTTCCTAATAGCCTAACCTCTGACGGACATCAGGTCAAAGGGATCGAAGAACGCGATCGCTTTTTTGTATTAACTGTCCAAAAAGCATGA
- the rsgA gene encoding small ribosomal subunit biogenesis GTPase RsgA, which translates to MLALTGTVLAVQANFYRVMLDHAFRLELLDELGQNTSQIIDELLCTRRARLKKIGQQICVGDRVTIEEPDWHGKRGAISEVAARRNLLDRPTVANVDRILLVFALAEPSLDPHQLSRFLVKAESTQVEVLLCLNKRDLVSDELWQTWRDRLKSWGYPPVAISTYTHEGINELAQHLQTGVTVVAGLSGVGKSSLINLLIPNLQVRVGEVSQRLGHGRHTTRHVELFALPAGGYLADTPGFMQPNLTVIPQELADCFPEAKQRLSAGDVCHFNNCLHRRDEPNCLVRGDWERYEHYLAYLEEAIAYQQKLKNTATADSSLKVKDASDGKQQEPRLLKKRYRRESRRSEHQNLDEELD; encoded by the coding sequence ATGTTGGCTTTAACAGGTACAGTTTTGGCTGTACAGGCCAATTTTTATCGGGTCATGCTTGATCATGCGTTTCGATTAGAATTACTAGATGAACTTGGACAAAATACTAGCCAAATCATTGATGAATTGCTTTGTACTAGACGTGCAAGGCTTAAAAAAATTGGACAGCAGATTTGTGTAGGCGATCGCGTCACTATCGAGGAACCTGATTGGCATGGTAAACGGGGTGCAATCTCAGAAGTAGCCGCACGCCGCAATTTACTAGATCGCCCGACAGTGGCGAATGTCGATCGCATCTTATTAGTATTTGCGCTTGCGGAACCGAGCCTAGATCCACACCAACTCAGCCGCTTTTTAGTGAAAGCTGAAAGTACACAGGTCGAAGTTCTGCTATGCCTAAATAAGCGGGATCTAGTTAGTGATGAACTATGGCAAACATGGCGAGATCGCCTCAAGTCTTGGGGATATCCTCCAGTTGCTATTAGCACCTATACCCATGAAGGGATTAATGAACTAGCGCAACATTTACAAACTGGTGTCACCGTTGTCGCAGGGCTATCGGGCGTTGGCAAGTCCAGTCTAATTAATTTACTAATTCCCAATTTACAAGTTCGTGTTGGTGAAGTTTCTCAGCGATTGGGGCATGGGCGACATACGACACGCCATGTTGAACTGTTTGCTTTACCTGCTGGCGGTTATCTCGCGGATACCCCCGGATTCATGCAGCCCAATCTCACTGTTATTCCTCAAGAACTAGCGGATTGTTTTCCTGAAGCTAAGCAAAGATTAAGCGCTGGCGATGTCTGTCATTTTAATAATTGTTTACATCGTCGCGATGAACCTAATTGCTTAGTACGTGGTGATTGGGAACGTTACGAGCATTACCTCGCCTATCTCGAAGAGGCGATCGCCTATCAACAAAAGCTCAAAAATACTGCTACGGCTGATTCTTCGCTGAAAGTTAAAGATGCCAGTGATGGGAAACAACAGGAGCCAAGATTACTCAAAAAGCGCTACCGACGTGAGTCCCGCCGCAGTGAACATCAAAATTTAGATGAAGAGTTGGATTAA
- the crtA gene encoding cyanoexosortase A, producing the protein MLNNILRGDFSDLPTALQKAINKLEFWLLAIWGSLIAINIALQCRLGDNIDDNALLVLTWAVAILLVVRNRQHFKFETTPSAIAVGTLLIIWTLIKSLLTRRVYDILFILTPLTSTVGVALIASGWKGLRQYWQPILLIATLGIPVPFLFAAIEKFIPVNVFTAQFANSVLWYGGVKVAQQGITIVSQYGAVEVARGCAGLPPIFMLLRITLMFVLVFPVSRFHMWIMFPSAMAIAFIVNSVRVALLVIISNQTELFKYWHHGDGSQIFSIVAVSMLLGLCNWLTRDDDDDEYEEA; encoded by the coding sequence ATGCTCAATAATATTTTGCGCGGAGACTTCTCTGATTTACCAACTGCTCTCCAAAAAGCTATTAATAAATTAGAGTTTTGGTTACTAGCAATATGGGGAAGTTTAATCGCCATTAACATTGCTCTTCAATGTCGTCTGGGTGACAATATTGACGATAATGCATTGCTAGTTTTGACTTGGGCAGTGGCAATTTTATTGGTTGTTCGTAATCGTCAACATTTCAAATTTGAAACTACACCATCAGCGATCGCGGTTGGAACGCTACTAATTATTTGGACATTAATAAAAAGCCTATTAACCCGTAGAGTTTATGATATTTTATTTATCCTGACTCCTTTAACATCGACGGTTGGTGTTGCTCTGATCGCTTCAGGATGGAAAGGATTAAGACAATATTGGCAACCGATTTTGCTAATAGCAACTTTGGGAATACCTGTACCATTTTTATTTGCAGCGATCGAAAAATTTATTCCAGTTAACGTTTTTACGGCGCAATTTGCTAATTCGGTGCTGTGGTATGGAGGAGTTAAAGTTGCTCAGCAAGGAATCACAATTGTTAGTCAATATGGTGCGGTGGAAGTTGCAAGAGGTTGTGCAGGGTTGCCACCGATTTTTATGCTCTTGAGGATCACCTTAATGTTCGTTTTGGTTTTCCCTGTATCACGCTTTCATATGTGGATTATGTTTCCATCGGCAATGGCGATCGCTTTTATTGTTAACTCCGTGCGAGTAGCATTGCTAGTAATTATTTCTAATCAAACAGAATTATTTAAATATTGGCATCATGGTGACGGCTCCCAAATCTTTTCGATTGTGGCGGTATCGATGCTGTTAGGGCTTTGTAATTGGCTCACAAGAGATGATGACGATGACGAGTATGAAGAGGCATAA
- a CDS encoding cytochrome c oxidase subunit 3: protein MQGSIATTTTISEDTIHAHESTGHAEHPDLRVFGLIVFLISEGMLFFGLFAAYLTFRSVATSWPPEGTPELELLLPGINTIILVSSSFVIHQADSAIKENKVKAAQLWFLATFVMGAIFIAGQIYEYQHLEFGLTTNLFASTFYVLTGFHGLHVIIGLTLIASVLVRSLKAGHYSSTSHFGIEAASIYWHFVDIVWIILFLLLYIL from the coding sequence ATGCAAGGATCGATCGCTACCACTACCACCATCTCCGAAGATACAATTCATGCCCATGAGTCAACGGGTCATGCCGAACATCCCGACCTACGAGTTTTTGGATTAATTGTCTTCCTAATTTCTGAAGGAATGCTCTTTTTCGGCTTGTTCGCCGCCTATCTGACCTTTCGCTCCGTCGCCACCTCATGGCCGCCCGAAGGCACACCTGAGCTTGAACTTCTCTTACCCGGAATTAACACAATCATTCTGGTATCGAGTAGCTTTGTGATTCATCAAGCCGATAGCGCGATTAAAGAGAATAAAGTCAAAGCTGCTCAGCTATGGTTTCTCGCCACCTTCGTCATGGGTGCAATCTTCATTGCTGGACAAATCTATGAATACCAGCATTTAGAATTTGGGCTAACCACTAATCTATTTGCCAGTACCTTTTATGTGCTCACAGGTTTTCATGGTTTACACGTCATCATCGGGCTAACCTTAATTGCCTCAGTATTAGTGCGATCGCTTAAAGCAGGACACTATAGCAGCACCAGTCACTTTGGCATCGAAGCCGCCTCAATTTACTGGCACTTTGTCGATATTGTCTGGATCATCCTATTTTTATTGCTTTACATTCTTTAG
- the ctaD gene encoding cytochrome c oxidase subunit I, which translates to MTQTLTPTQSSSAGAEPQKTPWWEFFTFSVDHKVIGIQYLVTSFMFYLIGGALASAVRVELATPDSDLVDPAFYNSLFTMHGTVMIFLWIVPAVTGGFGNYLVPLMIGARDMAFPKLNAIAFWLTIPAGLLLMGSFFVGPASTGWTAYPPLSILTDEHVGQAIWILSILLVGTSSILAAVNFIVTIWSMRMKGMDLFSMPLFCWAMMATSVLALLATPVLAGAMVLLGFDLLIGTNFFNPTGGGDPVVYQHLFWFYSHPAVYVMILPVFGIISEVIPPHSRKPIFGYKAIAYSSMMICALGLFVWAHHMFTSGTPDWLRVFFMVATLLVAVPTGIKVFSWVATLWGGKLRLDSPLLFAMGFISTFLIGGLSGVMLGSAPVDIHVHDTYFVVAHFHYVLFGGSVFGIYAGLYHWFPKMTGRMLNEFWGKIHFVLTFIGMHLTFGPMHILGLQGMPRRVAQYDPQFAPINVICTVGALILAFSTVPFVINAVYSWFKGEQAPDNPWNALTLEWTTSSPPIPHNWVGDPVLATGPYDYGEEYKEDRQEAIA; encoded by the coding sequence ATGACCCAAACTCTTACTCCAACTCAAAGTTCGAGCGCAGGGGCAGAACCCCAAAAGACTCCTTGGTGGGAGTTCTTTACCTTTAGCGTCGATCACAAAGTAATTGGGATTCAATATCTCGTTACGTCATTTATGTTTTATTTGATCGGTGGGGCGCTTGCCTCGGCGGTGCGTGTGGAACTTGCTACACCCGATTCCGATCTTGTTGATCCTGCTTTTTATAACAGCCTGTTTACGATGCACGGTACGGTGATGATCTTTTTGTGGATCGTGCCTGCGGTGACGGGTGGTTTCGGCAATTACCTTGTGCCTTTGATGATTGGGGCACGAGATATGGCTTTTCCAAAATTGAATGCGATCGCCTTTTGGTTGACGATTCCTGCGGGTCTGCTGCTCATGGGCAGCTTCTTTGTAGGACCAGCATCCACGGGTTGGACAGCCTATCCACCTTTGAGCATTTTGACCGATGAACATGTCGGACAAGCGATCTGGATTCTCAGCATTCTCTTGGTGGGAACCTCATCGATTTTGGCGGCAGTAAATTTCATCGTCACAATCTGGTCGATGCGGATGAAGGGGATGGATCTTTTTAGTATGCCTCTCTTTTGCTGGGCGATGATGGCAACCTCGGTATTGGCGCTATTGGCAACCCCTGTCTTGGCAGGTGCAATGGTGCTGCTAGGGTTTGACCTATTGATCGGCACAAATTTCTTTAATCCCACAGGCGGCGGCGATCCCGTCGTGTATCAGCACTTATTCTGGTTCTATTCTCACCCTGCCGTCTATGTGATGATCCTGCCTGTATTTGGGATCATTTCTGAAGTGATTCCACCTCACAGCCGCAAGCCGATTTTTGGATATAAGGCGATCGCCTATTCCAGCATGATGATTTGTGCTTTGGGCTTATTTGTGTGGGCGCACCATATGTTTACCAGTGGTACACCTGATTGGTTGCGTGTGTTCTTCATGGTAGCGACTTTATTGGTAGCCGTACCAACTGGCATCAAAGTATTTAGCTGGGTTGCCACACTTTGGGGTGGTAAGTTGCGCCTAGATAGTCCTTTGCTCTTTGCGATGGGATTCATCTCTACCTTCTTAATCGGTGGTTTGAGTGGCGTTATGCTGGGTTCGGCTCCCGTTGATATCCATGTGCATGACACATATTTTGTAGTGGCTCACTTCCATTACGTTCTTTTTGGTGGCAGTGTGTTTGGCATTTATGCTGGTCTATATCACTGGTTCCCCAAGATGACTGGACGGATGTTGAATGAATTTTGGGGCAAGATTCATTTTGTGCTGACCTTTATCGGAATGCACTTAACCTTTGGTCCTATGCATATTCTTGGTTTGCAGGGAATGCCGCGCCGCGTTGCCCAGTACGATCCACAATTTGCACCAATTAATGTGATCTGCACCGTTGGCGCATTGATCTTGGCATTTTCTACAGTTCCTTTCGTGATCAATGCGGTTTACAGTTGGTTTAAGGGTGAGCAAGCTCCTGATAATCCTTGGAATGCCCTAACCCTAGAATGGACAACTTCTTCGCCTCCTATTCCCCATAACTGGGTTGGTGATCCTGTACTAGCGACAGGACCTTATGACTACGGTGAAGAGTATAAAGAAGATCGTCAAGAAGCGATCGCCTAG